The following nucleotide sequence is from Pseudonocardia abyssalis.
CTCAACGTCCTGCACGGCTACGGCCCCAACTCGGCGGGCTCCGCGCTCACCGAGGACCCCCGGGTCGACCGGATCACCTTCACCGGCGAGTCCGGGACGGGCCGGATCATCACCGGGGCCGCGGCGAGGAACCTGACCCCGGTCAGCCTGGAGCTGGGGGGCAAGGGCGCCAACCTGGTCTTCGCCGACGCCGACCTGGACAACGCGGTCGACTGGTCGATCAAGGCGATCTTCACCAACGCGGGGCAGGTCTGCCTCGCGGGTTCGCGGCTCTACGTCGAGCGCCCGATCCTCGACGAGTTCCTCGCGCGGTTCGTCGCCGCGGCGGAGAGGCTCGTGATCGGTGACCCCCGCGACCCGGCGACCCAGATCGGCCCGCTGGCCTCGCAGGCGCACTACGAGAAGGTGCGCGGCTACGTCGAGAACAGCGCCGGGAAGGTCCTCACCGGCGGGCTCGGGGACGGCTGGACGGTGAAGCCGACCGTCGTCGTCGACGCCCCGGCCGACTCGCCGATCATGTGCGAGGAGGTGTTCGGGCCCGTCGTCACGGTGACGCCGTTCGACTCCGAGGCGGAGGCCGTGCGCGTCGCGAACGACTCGCCCTACGGCCTCAACGCGATGGTGTTCACCGAGAACCTCTCGCGTGCGCACCGCGTCTCCGCGCAGCTGCGGGCGGGCACGATCTGGACCAACTGCTTCTTCGTCCGCGACCTGCGGGCCCCGTTCGGCGGGTTCGCCGACTCGGGCTGGGGCCGCGAGGGCGGCAACTTCAGCCGGGAGTTCTTCACGGAGCCGAAGGCCGTGGTGATGGCGATCCGGCCGTAGACCCTGCCCCTCCATGCGTCGTTCGGGCTAGCCTTGTGCAGCCATGTGGGTCAATGGGTCGCCGCGGTGCCATGATCGCCGGCATGGAGGTCCTGGCCGATCCACCCGCGTTCGTGGGGCGCGACCGCGAGCTGTCGGTGCTGGCCGGGCACCTCGCGCTCGCGCGGGCGGGCCGTTCGCAGGTGGTCGTCGTCGAGGGCGACCCCGGTTCCGGCAAGACCGCGCTGGTCCAGGCGTTCCTGGACGGCCTCGATCCGAACACGGGCGTGCTGCGGGCGAGCGGCGAGGAGGCCGAGGAGCTGGTCTCCTACGGCGTCGTCGAGCAGCTGGCCCGGGCCGTCGACCGGGTCGGGGACGCCGGGCCCGCCGTCG
It contains:
- a CDS encoding aldehyde dehydrogenase, which translates into the protein MDHFGHVIDGEEITPGPTFDSVDPWTREPWATVALGGAAEADLAVSAARRAFDEGPWPRMGFAERGALIHRLADLIEEHAQELALADSRDMGKPLADALGKDVPRTAQNFRFFADHARLAMAETLPMDSGHHAYTRYEPAGVVAAVAPWNFPLMLESWKVAPALAWGNTVVLKPAEDTPASATILARLARAAGIPPGVLNVLHGYGPNSAGSALTEDPRVDRITFTGESGTGRIITGAAARNLTPVSLELGGKGANLVFADADLDNAVDWSIKAIFTNAGQVCLAGSRLYVERPILDEFLARFVAAAERLVIGDPRDPATQIGPLASQAHYEKVRGYVENSAGKVLTGGLGDGWTVKPTVVVDAPADSPIMCEEVFGPVVTVTPFDSEAEAVRVANDSPYGLNAMVFTENLSRAHRVSAQLRAGTIWTNCFFVRDLRAPFGGFADSGWGREGGNFSREFFTEPKAVVMAIRP